CTCGATCGCGCCGCCTGGAAAACAATTCCCTCCTGGTATCTCGTGACTCAGGAAGACCGGGCGATTAATCCTGAACTTGAGCGCTTTATGGCAAAACGCATCGGTGCTAAGACCAGTGAGATCAAATCAAGTCATGTGCCCTTTGTCTCTCATCCCCAAGAAGTAACTAAATTCATCGAAATGGCTGCAACGGCTGCTATGAAACCATCCTAGATTAGCTGAGATACTGTTTTGTGACCCAGAAGAGTAGCCTCTTGGCGCAGACGAAAGATACCACAAACTTACCCACAAAAAGGAGATTCTAGAATGTCTTACGTTACTGTCGGCAAAGAAAACTCTGGCACCATCGACATCTACTACGAAGACCACGGAACAGGCCAGCCTGTAGTTCTCATCCACGGATTTCCTTTGAGCGGACACTCTTGGGAAAAGCAGGTGGGGGTTTTGCTGGCAGCGGGCTACCGAGTCATTACTTACGATCGCCGAGGCTTTGGCAACTCCAGCCAACCATCCTTTGGCTATGACTACGACACGTTCGCCGCAGATCTCAACATACTCATGACAGAACTGGATCTGCGTGATGTCATGCTGGTTGGTTTCTCAATGGGAACGGGCGAAGTGACGCGCTACCTCGGCAAGTACGGCTCAGAGCGTGTGCAGAAAGCAGTGCTAATGGCTCCGGTGCCCCCCTTCCTGTTGAAGACCGACGATAACCCAGAAGGGGTTGATCAAAGCGTCTTCGATGGCATTATGA
This Trichocoleus desertorum ATA4-8-CV12 DNA region includes the following protein-coding sequences:
- a CDS encoding alpha/beta hydrolase, whose translation is MSYVTVGKENSGTIDIYYEDHGTGQPVVLIHGFPLSGHSWEKQVGVLLAAGYRVITYDRRGFGNSSQPSFGYDYDTFAADLNILMTELDLRDVMLVGFSMGTGEVTRYLGKYGSERVQKAVLMAPVPPFLLKTDDNPEGVDQSVFDGIMKSIVADRPAYLSLFFHNFFNVDVFLGDRISNEAIQMSWNVAAAASAKGTLDCVPSWLTDFRDDLPHIDVPTLIIHGGADRILPIDSTGNRLPNLIKNSRLVVIPDGPHAINWTHAEQVNSALLDFLKEEK